The following nucleotide sequence is from Anser cygnoides isolate HZ-2024a breed goose chromosome 21, Taihu_goose_T2T_genome, whole genome shotgun sequence.
CACAAGGTGCACAGCACCGTGTGCCAGGAAGGCAGCACCTCGTCCACCAGCCCAGGTGGTTGCATGGCTCCGTGGGGACGTGGTAGGCTTCATAAACGGGTCTGATTTCTCATTGCCTAGCAAAACTGAGAGTCGCCCCGAGCAGATGCGAGGTACACCACGCACCCCCGCGGATGAGGTGTCACCAAGGCTTTTcccatccctctccctccctgcagaaCCACGTCCTGACCCTGATGTCCATGGCAGCCCGCATCTACAAGCACCCCAGCCTGAAGAACGCCATCAACCTGGTGGTGGTGAAGGTGCTGGTGGTGGACGacgaggcggcggggccggaggTGTCCGACAACGGCGGCCTCACCCTGCGCAActtctgcagctggcagcagcagttcaaTCCCCTGAGCGACCGGCACCCCGAGCACTACGACACCGCCATCCTGCTCACCAGACAGGTCCGCAGGGACCCCTggcacgggctggggggggagatGAGGCATCGAGGTGGCcctggagggagaggagagcacgGGATGGAGCTCCCGGTGGGGATGAGCCGAGCAGATCGTGGGTTGGTGCTTTCTGGGCACCAAGTTTTGGGTTTCCCCGTCCTCACCACTCTTGGTGCTGCCTTCTGACAGGATTTCTGCGGGCACCAGAGCTGCGACACGCTGGGGGTGGCGGATATCGGCACCATGTGCGACCGCAACAAAAGCTGCTCGGTGATCGAGGACGAGGGCCTGCAGGCAGCCTACACCCTGGCTCATGAACTGGGTAATGCACAGCCTCTggtgtttttcctgttttgttttttttttgtgtgtgttttatattgttttcaGCCCAGCACTGGCATCTCCactctgggtaccagctgcaaagcctgtcgtggcaccgggggggcttCAGGCACCAGCACGGGCTGGTTTATGTGAGCAAACATATTTACAAGTGCCAGAGCTGGTAGAAATGGGTGCCTTATTCTGGTGTAACTAAGCTGTGACGAGCTACGGCATGGGACCAGGAGCTTCTCACCCTTGTTTTGCTCCTGGAGATCTGCTAATTTGGGTTGTTTTCCCCAACATCTCATGCATCATTGCGTTACAGCAAGCAAGCATTTTGTTTATCGCTTTGGATTTACGGAAGCAAATAGCATTTGCAGCCGTAGGAAACGGCAGGTGACTCACAGAggtgctccctgctccccaggccaCGTGCTCAGCATGCCCCACGACGACTCCAAGACCTGCGAGCGGCTCTTCGGGCCCCTCGGCAAGCACCACATGATGGCCCCGCTTTTTGTCCACCTGAACAAGAGCCAGCCGTGGTCGCCCTGCAGCGCCATGTACCTCACCGAGTTCCTGGACGGCGGGCACGGTAAGGCTCGGCAGCGGTTTCCTCGGTTGCTCGGGCTCCTTGCAAGCCCTGGAGGGGTTCGTGGGGTGGAGGGCGCTCAGTCAGACCGCAGGCTGAAGCTCTGGTCACCTTCTCGGTGCCACCCGTGGTGTCAGGATGCATCTCCAGCCTAACTCTTGCACCTCCTTGCCGCTTCCAGGCGACTGCCTGCTCGATGCCCCGGCCAAagccctctccctgcccgcCGAGCTGCCCGGCCGAGGGGCCCTCTACAGCCTGgaccagcagtgccagcagatCTTCGGCAAGGACTTCCAGCACTGCCCCAACACCACGGAGGAGGACATCTGCGCCCAGCTGTGGTGCAGGATGGGCACCGGGGAGCCGCTGTGCCACACCAAGAACGGCAGCCTGCCCTGGGCCGACGGCACCCCCTGCAAGGGCGGCGGGCTCTGCTGGGATGgtgcctgcctgccccaggaCGCGCTCCAGCCCCAGGTACCGGCACAGCTcggggggacgtggggctgcCGGGCTGGGACGTGGATTTCTGGGGttcccaaatccccatcccaCAGTCTCTGGGATCATATTGGGGTTTGCTGGGTTTATATTCTGGATATCTCCTCCGACAGCACTGTGCTTTTTGCTAATTTGTGTTAGAAGCGCACTGCTGCGCGTTCACCAGGCTGGTCCTAACCAGAGcgagcagccagcagctctgcaattAACTCTGATTAAactgatgtatttattttttttttttccggggGGTATTAGCAGCGATTTCTGAGCCAGCCAACAAAGCGCAAACTTCCAGCACGCGAACTCGTGGAAGCCGGCAGCAACTTCACGCAAAGCAtgtgcttaagtgctttgctggaccAGGGCCCCGCTTAgcggcacggggagaggagctgggggcgGACGAGGGGAATTTTTGTGCCTCTTCCGCCCCTCTCAGCCCCCTGTGGCCTCTTGCAGCCGGCGGTGGATGGCGACTGGGGCCCGTGGAGCCCCTGGGGCGCCTGCTCGCGGACGTGCGGCGGCGGCGTGCAGTTCTCCCACCGCCACTGCgaccggccccggccccagcacgGCGGCAGGTACTGCGAGGGGCAGCGCACCCGCTACCAGTCGTGTCACACCGACGAGTGCCCGCAGGATGGTAAGCCACCCATCTGCTCACCCACTCccctctctctgtttctccagcatcCTGTGATTGCTCTGCAGTCCGTCGGAGGCGGTTTTGGGCAAAAGCCGTCTGCGGGGGCTGCGATCCCTCCGGTCGGGTGGGAGGCACTCAGCGTCCCTCCTCCGTGTGCTCCCCGCGTGCTCCCCCCATCCTCGGGTCTCTCCTGTGTCTCCACGATGGCAGAAGAGGATAATGGTtcctgcctcccagcccagGGCTTTGGGGTCacatttttgcctttccttCCAGGCAAGAGCTTTCGGGAGCAGCAGTGTGAGAAGTACAACAGCTACAACTTCACCGACCTGGACGGGAACCGGCTGGAGTGGGTCCCCAAGTACGCCGGGGTGTCCCCCCGGGACCGCTGCAAGCTCTTTTGCCGAGCCAGGGGGAGGAGCGAGTTTAAAGTCTTTGAGGCCAAAGTAAGGTGTCTCGTGATGGCAATTCCTAACGCCTGTCCCTACCCTGAGTCAGAGCAAATCCCTGCAGGCAGCCGTGCCCTGACTGCTCCTCCTcgccctctcctccccaggtgATCGACGGGACGCTGTGTGGTCCGGAGACCCTCTCCATCTGCGTGCACGGGCAGTGCATCAAGGCCGGCTGCGATCACGTCGTCGGGTCCTCCAAGAAGCTGGACAAATGCGGGGTGTGCGGCGGCAACGGCTCGACTTGCAGGAAAATATCCGGCTCGCTCAACAGATCCAAGTAAGGCTCAGGGGAGAGCGGGTCcgcagagaggggctgggggagaagagCAGCGCCAGGCCGTCGGAAGGGAGCAGAGACGCGTTTGTTCCTCTCCAGGCTGCGATCGGAAAAGCTGCTCTCGCTCCGCAGAGCTCCTGACCCGGCAACATCTGGCCGGGGAGCTTTGCTCGCTCCGTCCCTCGCAGCCAGCCCCGGAGCGCTGGGCAGATGTTCACAAAAGCCCAGCGTCTGCGTAAGCGCTTCCTACGCTCGCCACAGAGGAAACGAGACCAGGCCCGGGCTTATCAAAGAGCAGAGGCAGCGTTTCCACGGCCGGGCTCCTGCCTGGCTCCCCTGCCCCTACCCCTGGTCCCCACCGCTGGTTCTGGGGTGTCTCTGCATGGAGCAGGGGGTGCTGTGCAGGACCTGGCTTACGGTGCTGGCTCTGGAAGCTGCCGTGGTGCAGAGGGGTAAATTGGATATTTGGGGCTTTGCGTGTTTTGCTCTcaagcagcaaaaccagagaGGGCCTGCTTCTGCTTCTCACTGCTGGGAAACAGCGTGATGTTTAGGAAATCCTTCCATTCTGTTGCTGGACCGGGAATATTGGGAATCCTCCAAAGCTATGTAAAGACGTTTTGCTTTCTGCACCCGAAGCATTGCGCCCAGCTGTGGGCTGCGTCTGTGGACTCAAGGAGCCACCGGGGTTTGCAGCCCTGCAGACGCGGGCTGAGCTCATCCCCAGACTCCAGGGCTTCGCTGCCTTTACTCTGCGGCAGTCTTCTGCAGGGGGAGTTTTATCTCCGAAAACCATAGCTGGTGCTGACACCCCATACGGGAATAAAGCCGTCGCATTGAGGAGTTTATGATAGGAATCCCTCCGCAGTGCAGGGAGCCTGCTTGAGGCACATTTTGAGGGCTGATTCAGGATATAAATAGCTCAGCTTCTCCCTGGCTTGGGGTGAGGTTTGGTCCCAGGACGTGGGCTTTGAGGCAGCTGCTTCCCTCGCCCAAGATGCTTTGTCAGGAGCCGGAGTTCATGTGTCCCACGGAGGCTTTGCTGAACAGATAGCAACAAAAGCCCAGCACATCCCATTCCATGTGGCGAGGTGACTCACGCAGTCAAATTAGATTTCCTAAATGGTTTCCTTCCAGGGAGCCAGATGAATGGAGCTTCCATTCTCCTATGAATTGTTTGTGGTTGACTAAGGAGAGATTAGCGTGGTAGCTACGGCCAAGAAGAGATCCCGTTAAGATCAGGGTTATGGAGGCCAGGGCGACTGAGAGCAGGGTTTGACCCGGAGGCTTTGCTCCAAAATACTCCGACGGTAATTACCGACCGCAGCATCAACCTGGGGAATGCACACGAGACCCCTGCTGGCCCCGTGGCACGGGGCGGCACTTTTGGCACGGCTGCCAGTCGGCATTACAGCACTGCAGGCGCTGGCACGGGTATTTTTTGCTGCCCCGGTTCTTGCTGCCTTCTAGGAAAGCCTTTCCAGTTCACGCCAAGCCATCCGCAGCCTGCGATGGCTGTGCTGGTAACTGTTTGGCTCCTGATCTGTTTTTGGCAGCGAGGTCTGGCCCCCGGACCCACCCTGTGATGCGCCcgcctctcccctgccccactgcGCCTTCAGCAGCGACAAAGTCTCCGGGCACATCTGGGCTTTTGGTGCCAAATGCTGCGGCCGTTTCAGACGAAAGGGAGTGCGGGCAGCATGAAAGTAACCGGAATTTCCTCCCGAGGATGATCACTGTGATAATTCCTTTGATCGCGTTGCTCATTTTTGCATGTAATTTAGGGATTTCTTCCAGCCTGGCGCACATCTGGCACAGCCGCAGCACCCTGGGATACTGAGAGACGGCTTCAGAGCCGTGATCCCTCTTGGAAAATGTTATCCCCTGCACGGGCCTCCTCTCAACAGGCCCAGAAAATAACCGTGTCGCTTTGCCCCACGCAGGTACGGCTACAACGACATCGTCACCATCCCCGCCGGGGCCACCAACATCGACATCAAGCAGCGCAGCCACCGCGGGGTCCGTCACGACGGGAATTACCTGGCCCTGAGGACCCTGGAGGGCAAGTACCTGCTGAACGGCGACTTCGCCATCTCAGCCATGGAGCAGGACATCCTCGTTAAGGGGACCATCCTGAAGTACAGCGGCTCCATGACGACCTtggagaggctgcagagctTCCGGCAGCTCCCCGAGCCGCTGACCGTCCAGCTGCTGACCATCGCCAGCGAGGTCTTCCCACCCAAGGTCAAGTACACCTTCTTCATCCCCAAGGACGTCCCCTTCAGCAAGCAGAAGGGCAAAGAGAAGAAGTCGGCCAACGTCATCCGCCCGATGCTCACCTCCCAGTGGGTCCTGGGCGACTGGTCCGAGTGCTCCAAGACCTGTGGCTCGGGCTGGCAGAGGCGGACGGTGGACTGCCGGGACGTTGAGGGCCAACCTTCCTCCACCTGCGACCGAGCCCTCAAGCCCGAGGACATCAAGCCCTGCGGCGACGTCCCCTGCCCGCTCTGGCGCCTGGGCCCCTGGTCCCCCTGCTCCCAGACGTGCGGCGAGGGCGTGCGGACGCGCAACGCCTCCTGCATCCACTACACCGGCACCATCATCGCCCCGGAGAAATGCAgctccccggggccgccgccggccaCCGCCGCCTGCCTGCTGCGGCAGTGCTGAgtggggacgggacgggacggggcgaTGCTCCTGACCCCCGGGGATGGGGACGCAGATGCCCTCAAGGACGATAGCCGCTGGTACCCCCGTAGTTCATCCCCCCCCATCAGCATCTACCTCAGAGGGGGGAATAACGGCAGCAAAAAGGGGAGGAATcgcttcttttttcctttctggctggctggggctgcgggccgAGGAGGGCTGGGGTGGGTGGTGCTGGTCTAGGATGTGATAAATTCAGGGTTTCTTTCCAAAAGCGCCGCTGCGCAGGTCGGGTCGGGTCGCTGTCCCCGCCATGCAGCAGTGTGGGTGTCTGAGCACAAGGAGCGTTTTATCAGCTGTGGTTTCAGCTGGAGATAACTCCCTCGTTTGGCTGGAAGAGGGAATGAGCTGAGGGCTGGGCTAATCAGTTGTGGCAGCTTCTGCTGGATTTATCATCCAGGCGGTGACAAACCTCTGCCTCCAAACATCCCCCAGCACCCGCCGTTGTTCCCTGAGCCGCAGCCCCACCAGGAATTCTTGTCTCCACGCCTCCATTTCCCCAGCTCTAAAACCAAGGCTTAATTACACCCGATCCCACTTGCAGGGTTGCCACAAGGATTAATTAAAGCTTCTGCAGTGCTCTGGCTGTGAAACGCCTATTGCTGTGCCCCATTCCCCTCTGGAAGGGCCACTTGGCTGTGCCACCATCCCCTCTCTTGTCTTCCTTGGCTCTGTGCGCTGCATGCTCACTTTATCAGCTGCGCTTTTAGTTGCAAAGATAATTTGCTCATCTGGCTTGCAGCAGGACCGAGCTGAGGGCATGCGTTAGGTGGGAGGCCGGGCTATGGGATCGTCACGCTTCCTGCCGGATTTATCACCTCCAACACTGCAACCCCCCCCTTCCCAAACATCCCCAGGACCCGCAGGTGCCGAGTGAGACCCAGCCTCTCCCACCCCACCGCAGCGACCGGTGCCACCGCTCAACCCTGATTTCCCGAGCCTGGGGCGCGTGAGGATGCTCAGATCCAGCGTTTGGCTCCAGCCCCGCTTAATTTGGGACTGGAAGGTCTAAAACGGAGCCTCGCAGGGCTggagctcctcctgcccagcagggaccGGCTGGGCCCCCTCTCCCAGCCCGGACGCTGTCTGGCCGCGGCGCAGATGCTGCTCACTCGCTGAACTTTCCCCTTTTGAAGCAGTCGCCTCTCGCTGGACATGTGTTGGCAGCAGCCGCTGCCTTGGGAGCTGGGCTGGAATCCGCAAATGTTTTGTCATGGACATCGTGCCGTGAGTGGATGTCTCAGCGTCCAGAGGCTCCTCTCTGTGTGCCCCTTGCCGCTTCCCTGCGGATGGCCAGGCATGCGTCTCCCCCCTTGAATTCCCAGGGGGAATGGCCCCTCCTGTCTGCCTTTCTCCCATGGCAGAGGGGAGTGGGAGAAAAGGGCTGGAAACCCCAACCTGGATTGAGGAGAGCAGCACGTCCCCGCAGCAAAAACACCCGGCTTCGCTcctgctggctggcagcagcaggaggactTGGATTCGCTACATCTGTCTTTCCCCCTCTGCAAAACGAAGCGGCCTCGTGGAGCTGCTTTTTGTccaggagctgctctgagcACGGGAAACACTGCTGCAAAACGAGAGGGCGCTTCTGCAAGAAGGGCTGGGGGGCGATCAGATGTTTTCACCAGCTTGCAGGTGACAGAATGGCAGGTCCACCTTGCGAACCGTGCCTTTGGGAGAAATTCTTTTTGCCCCCTTTCCAAGCAGACAGCCTGCCTTGTCTGCGAGGAGGCTCCGGCGTGGAGATGTGACGCTGTGCTGAAGCTCTGCGGTAGCAGGGAGAGGGCTGAGGATTTTGCAGTCGACGTGGACCTCTGGGTTTGGAGCAGGGGGTTCATCTCTGAGCTGGCGTGAAACCCTtcctggtgctgtgcccacCGTGCAGGATGGGACCAGGGGCTGAGCCACTGGCCAGAAGCCCGTCCCCTAACCTAGGTTCGGAAAGCGGGGACGTTCACCCCTTCGGTGGCTGACCCCTCTCAAAGCCAAGGGGCGTATaaccagggagcagagggctgAGGGTTTTGGCTTGGCtcttttttagaaaagaaaaaaacaaaggccaGCTGCGGAGTTTGGATGCAGAGCTGCT
It contains:
- the ADAMTS8 gene encoding A disintegrin and metalloproteinase with thrombospondin motifs 8 — translated: MGRRALLAGRAPLHLLLLCHAWALPPPPREAQPPPAREAQPVLPARLPAPSGQLALRLAAFGRAVVLRLRPDASFLAPRLRLQRLGGGRRPPGRASPRRGCFYAGTVEGRPDAPAALSRCGPPAGLRAAFLLDGAAYELLPLGTPAPGPPWRRLHRLQRRAAPTAAPTAARPRPPAAAGPAEPLRRPRRFVSEARYVETLLVADASMVRFYGEDVENHVLTLMSMAARIYKHPSLKNAINLVVVKVLVVDDEAAGPEVSDNGGLTLRNFCSWQQQFNPLSDRHPEHYDTAILLTRQDFCGHQSCDTLGVADIGTMCDRNKSCSVIEDEGLQAAYTLAHELGHVLSMPHDDSKTCERLFGPLGKHHMMAPLFVHLNKSQPWSPCSAMYLTEFLDGGHGDCLLDAPAKALSLPAELPGRGALYSLDQQCQQIFGKDFQHCPNTTEEDICAQLWCRMGTGEPLCHTKNGSLPWADGTPCKGGGLCWDGACLPQDALQPQPAVDGDWGPWSPWGACSRTCGGGVQFSHRHCDRPRPQHGGRYCEGQRTRYQSCHTDECPQDGKSFREQQCEKYNSYNFTDLDGNRLEWVPKYAGVSPRDRCKLFCRARGRSEFKVFEAKVIDGTLCGPETLSICVHGQCIKAGCDHVVGSSKKLDKCGVCGGNGSTCRKISGSLNRSKYGYNDIVTIPAGATNIDIKQRSHRGVRHDGNYLALRTLEGKYLLNGDFAISAMEQDILVKGTILKYSGSMTTLERLQSFRQLPEPLTVQLLTIASEVFPPKVKYTFFIPKDVPFSKQKGKEKKSANVIRPMLTSQWVLGDWSECSKTCGSGWQRRTVDCRDVEGQPSSTCDRALKPEDIKPCGDVPCPLWRLGPWSPCSQTCGEGVRTRNASCIHYTGTIIAPEKCSSPGPPPATAACLLRQC